A stretch of Corallococcus macrosporus DNA encodes these proteins:
- a CDS encoding SMI1/KNR4 family protein: MHEWLEALRKSAKATSEGVQAEEVRRAETECGVPFPEDLADLYQALNGGEFQGEVRLYPLRGDEGAPSVLEKSRLMVVGLPAAGVWRFGLKGAHRHLFVARKSAMEEQGDGGGPLPGWVEAMDGDDWVFGTWDGEKKEMRLYRTLKDMLEVLIPPVEEVESFGERTFARAMNAVLQGALSGAAAESAAEDEEAPSGRGRDYTSDLAALAREAAEADDESEVSSEEELEAEVAEDAGEELEAAEQGELFEEPGSKRPAAKKAPSKPARKGAVGKAAAKKGAAVKGATAKKSAAKKGSPAKKSAAKGAAAKKGAVAKKGAAKGAAQKRGTASKGAAAKKGATAKKGAIKKGAAAKKGAAQKRGATAKKATGKAAAKKSSRRS, from the coding sequence ATGCACGAGTGGTTGGAGGCACTGCGCAAGTCGGCGAAGGCGACCTCGGAGGGTGTGCAGGCGGAGGAGGTCCGCCGCGCGGAGACGGAGTGCGGCGTCCCGTTCCCCGAGGACCTGGCGGACCTGTATCAGGCGCTCAACGGCGGTGAGTTCCAGGGCGAGGTGCGGCTGTACCCGCTGCGTGGCGACGAGGGTGCGCCCAGCGTCCTGGAGAAGAGCCGGCTGATGGTGGTGGGCCTGCCCGCCGCGGGCGTGTGGCGCTTCGGGTTGAAGGGGGCGCACCGGCACCTGTTCGTCGCGCGCAAGTCCGCGATGGAGGAGCAGGGGGACGGGGGTGGGCCGCTGCCCGGCTGGGTGGAGGCGATGGACGGGGACGACTGGGTCTTCGGCACCTGGGACGGTGAGAAGAAGGAGATGCGGCTGTACCGCACGCTCAAGGACATGCTCGAGGTGCTGATTCCGCCGGTGGAAGAGGTGGAGAGCTTCGGGGAGCGGACCTTCGCGCGAGCGATGAACGCCGTGCTCCAGGGCGCGCTGTCCGGAGCCGCGGCGGAATCGGCGGCCGAGGACGAGGAAGCGCCCTCGGGCCGTGGCCGCGACTACACGAGCGACCTGGCCGCCCTGGCCCGTGAAGCGGCCGAGGCCGACGACGAGTCCGAGGTGTCCAGCGAGGAGGAGCTGGAGGCGGAGGTGGCCGAGGACGCCGGCGAGGAACTCGAAGCCGCCGAGCAGGGCGAGCTGTTCGAGGAGCCCGGGTCGAAGCGCCCCGCCGCGAAGAAGGCCCCGTCCAAGCCCGCGAGGAAGGGGGCTGTGGGCAAGGCCGCCGCGAAGAAGGGCGCTGCCGTAAAGGGAGCCACGGCGAAGAAGTCCGCCGCGAAGAAGGGGTCCCCCGCGAAGAAGTCTGCCGCGAAGGGTGCCGCCGCGAAGAAGGGCGCCGTTGCGAAGAAGGGCGCCGCGAAGGGCGCAGCCCAGAAGCGCGGCACTGCCTCAAAGGGCGCCGCCGCGAAGAAGGGCGCGACCGCGAAGAAGGGGGCCATCAAGAAGGGCGCCGCCGCGAAGAAGGGCGCTGCCCAGAAGCGTGGCGCG